A region of Kribbella sp. NBC_01245 DNA encodes the following proteins:
- the nuoF gene encoding NADH-quinone oxidoreductase subunit NuoF has protein sequence MSYVAPLTPVLSNNWDQVRAWQIGSYERSGGYSALKRALTMQPADVVTAVKDSGLRGRGGAGFPTGLKWSFIPQDNPKPKYLVVNADESEPGTCKDIPLMLASPHTLVEGVIISSYAIRASVAFIYVRGEVLHVVRRLQQAVAEAKAAGYIGTNIQGSGYDLDVVVHAGAGAYICGEETALLDSLEGRRGQPRLRPPFPAVAGLYGCPTVINNVESIASVPAIIANGPDWFASMGTEKSKGMTLYSLSGHVTRPGQYEAPLGITLRELLDLAGGVRNGHQLKFWTPGGSSTPLLTAEHLDVPLDYEGVAGVGSMLGTKALQIFDETTCVVRAVLRWTEFYKHESCGKCTPCREGTWWLVQILERLEAGKGSEEDLDTLLDLCENILGRSFCALGDGATSPISSSIQYFKDEYIAHFKHGGCPFDPMASTLFATAGATV, from the coding sequence ATGTCCTACGTGGCTCCTCTGACCCCGGTGCTGTCGAACAACTGGGACCAGGTTCGTGCCTGGCAGATCGGCTCGTACGAACGCTCCGGCGGGTACAGCGCGCTCAAGCGTGCGCTGACCATGCAGCCGGCCGACGTCGTCACCGCGGTGAAGGACTCCGGTCTGCGCGGCCGTGGCGGCGCGGGCTTCCCGACGGGTTTGAAGTGGTCCTTCATCCCGCAGGACAACCCGAAGCCGAAGTACCTGGTGGTCAACGCGGACGAGTCCGAGCCGGGCACCTGCAAGGACATCCCGTTGATGCTGGCCTCGCCGCACACGCTGGTCGAGGGCGTCATCATCTCGTCCTACGCGATCCGCGCGAGCGTTGCCTTCATCTACGTCCGCGGTGAGGTCCTGCACGTCGTACGACGCTTGCAGCAGGCCGTCGCGGAAGCCAAGGCCGCCGGCTACATCGGTACCAACATCCAGGGCAGCGGTTACGACCTCGACGTGGTGGTGCACGCCGGTGCGGGCGCCTACATCTGCGGCGAGGAGACGGCTCTGCTCGACTCGCTCGAAGGCCGTCGCGGTCAACCGCGGCTGCGCCCGCCGTTCCCCGCGGTCGCCGGTCTGTACGGCTGCCCGACGGTGATCAACAACGTCGAGTCGATCGCGTCGGTCCCGGCGATCATCGCCAACGGCCCGGACTGGTTCGCCTCGATGGGCACCGAGAAGTCCAAGGGCATGACGCTGTACTCGCTGTCCGGGCACGTCACCCGTCCGGGTCAGTACGAGGCTCCGCTCGGCATCACCTTGCGGGAGCTGCTCGACCTGGCCGGCGGCGTGCGGAACGGGCACCAGCTGAAGTTCTGGACCCCCGGTGGTTCGTCCACGCCGTTGCTGACGGCCGAGCACCTCGACGTACCGCTGGACTACGAAGGTGTGGCCGGCGTCGGTTCGATGCTGGGCACGAAGGCGTTGCAGATCTTCGACGAGACCACCTGTGTGGTCCGGGCGGTGTTGCGCTGGACCGAGTTCTACAAGCACGAGTCCTGCGGTAAGTGCACCCCGTGCCGCGAGGGCACCTGGTGGCTGGTCCAGATCCTGGAGCGGCTCGAGGCGGGTAAGGGCAGCGAGGAAGACCTCGACACCCTGCTGGACCTGTGCGAGAACATCCTGGGCCGCTCGTTCTGCGCCCTCGGTGACGGCGCGACCAGCCCGATCTCCAGCTCGATCCAGTACTTCAAGGACGAGTACATCGCCCACTTCAAGCACGGTGGCTGCCCGTTCGACCCGATGGCCTCCACCCTGTTCGCCACTGCGGGAGCGACGGTATGA
- the nuoH gene encoding NADH-quinone oxidoreductase subunit NuoH, translated as MSLIPLADTPQVGFGSDPWWVVGLKVLLVFIFLVVFTLFNIWFERRVVARMQHRVGPNVHGPFGLLQSLADGMKLMFKEDLTPKGVDKFVYIAAPVIVSIPAFMTFAVIPFGPTVKIPFTDTYTRLQITDLPVSVLYVMAIASIGIYGIVLAGWSSNSTYSLLGGLRSSAQMISYEVAMGLALVAVFLFAGSMSTSEIVDAQGSSQSINLFGAEIPIPGWYAVLLFPSFVIYLISMIGETNRAPFDLPEAEGELVAGFLTEYSSMKYAMFFLAEYINMATVSALATTLFLGGWRAPWPISIWDGANEGYWPVLWFFGKLLGFIFFYIWLRGTLPRLRYDQFMKLGWKVLIPISLAWIVLVATVRAVGREVEFNRTYLMVAAGIVAGIAIITMFLPQKQEPEPVVVEDEEFDAFAGGYPVPPPLITDTATAGAETAKEGNRG; from the coding sequence ATGAGTCTGATCCCGCTCGCCGACACCCCGCAGGTGGGGTTCGGCTCCGACCCGTGGTGGGTCGTCGGGCTGAAGGTGCTGCTGGTCTTCATCTTCCTGGTCGTCTTCACGCTGTTCAACATCTGGTTCGAGCGTCGTGTCGTGGCCCGGATGCAGCACCGCGTCGGCCCCAACGTGCACGGGCCGTTCGGTCTGCTGCAGTCGCTCGCCGACGGTATGAAGCTGATGTTCAAGGAGGACCTGACGCCGAAGGGTGTGGACAAGTTCGTCTACATCGCGGCGCCGGTGATCGTCTCGATCCCCGCGTTCATGACGTTCGCGGTGATCCCGTTCGGGCCGACGGTGAAGATCCCGTTCACCGACACCTACACCCGGCTGCAGATCACCGACCTGCCCGTCTCGGTGCTGTACGTGATGGCGATCGCCTCGATCGGTATCTACGGCATCGTGCTCGCGGGCTGGTCGTCGAACTCGACGTACTCGCTGCTCGGTGGCCTGCGCTCGAGCGCCCAGATGATCTCGTACGAGGTCGCGATGGGTCTCGCGCTGGTCGCGGTGTTCCTGTTCGCCGGGTCGATGTCCACCTCGGAGATCGTCGACGCGCAGGGCTCGAGCCAGTCGATCAACCTGTTCGGCGCGGAGATCCCGATCCCCGGCTGGTACGCCGTACTGCTGTTCCCGTCGTTCGTCATCTACCTGATCTCGATGATCGGTGAGACGAACCGGGCGCCGTTCGACCTGCCCGAGGCCGAGGGCGAACTGGTGGCCGGCTTCCTCACCGAGTACTCGTCGATGAAGTACGCGATGTTCTTCCTCGCCGAGTACATCAACATGGCGACCGTGTCGGCGCTCGCGACCACGCTGTTCCTCGGCGGTTGGCGGGCACCGTGGCCGATCTCGATCTGGGACGGCGCGAACGAGGGTTACTGGCCGGTGCTCTGGTTCTTCGGCAAGCTGCTCGGGTTCATCTTCTTCTACATCTGGTTGCGCGGAACGCTGCCGCGACTGCGTTACGACCAGTTCATGAAGCTGGGCTGGAAGGTCCTGATCCCGATCTCGCTGGCCTGGATCGTGCTAGTCGCGACCGTGCGCGCGGTCGGCCGCGAGGTCGAGTTCAACCGGACCTACCTGATGGTGGCCGCCGGGATCGTCGCGGGGATCGCGATCATCACGATGTTCCTGCCGCAAAAGCAGGAGCCGGAACCGGTGGTCGTGGAGGACGAGGAGTTCGACGCGTTCGCCGGCGGCTATCCGGTGCCACCACCACTCATCACTGACACTGCGACTGCTGGTGCCGAAACTGCGAAGGAAGGCAACCGTGGCTAG
- the nuoI gene encoding NADH-quinone oxidoreductase subunit NuoI codes for MASVKESLWDPVAGFGVTFRTMFRSVFTEEYPFEKKPTAPRFHGRHQLNRWPDGLEKCIGCELCAWACPADAIYVEGANNGEGEQFSPGERYGRVYQINYLRCILCGLCIEACPTRALTMTNEYELADRSRESLIYEKKDLLAPLLPGMEEPPHAMQPGTTDRDYYRGNIIPLTPVDGGVEK; via the coding sequence GTGGCTAGCGTGAAGGAGTCCCTCTGGGACCCGGTCGCCGGATTCGGGGTCACCTTCCGGACGATGTTCCGGAGTGTGTTCACCGAGGAGTACCCGTTCGAGAAGAAGCCGACCGCACCGCGGTTCCACGGCCGGCACCAGCTGAACCGCTGGCCGGACGGCCTGGAGAAGTGCATCGGCTGTGAGCTGTGCGCGTGGGCCTGCCCCGCGGACGCCATCTACGTCGAGGGTGCGAACAACGGCGAGGGCGAGCAGTTCTCCCCGGGTGAGCGCTACGGCCGGGTCTACCAGATCAACTACCTGCGCTGCATTCTGTGCGGGTTGTGCATCGAGGCCTGCCCGACCCGCGCGCTGACGATGACCAACGAGTACGAGCTGGCCGATCGCAGTCGCGAGTCCCTCATCTACGAGAAGAAGGACCTGCTCGCGCCGCTGCTGCCCGGGATGGAGGAGCCGCCGCACGCGATGCAGCCCGGCACCACCGACCGGGACTACTACCGCGGCAACATCATCCCGCTCACGCCGGTCGACGGAGGTGTCGAGAAGTGA
- a CDS encoding NADH-quinone oxidoreductase subunit G, translating into MTIQANAGAVEKTDLVTVTIDDVEVKVPKNTLAIRAAEQIGIQIPRFCDHPLLDPVGACRQCLIEVVDAGNGRGMPKPQASCTLTVADGMVIRTQVSSPVADKAQHGNMEFLLINHPLDCPVCDKGGECPLQNQAMTNGRGESRFTEVKRTFPKPINISAEVLLDRERCVLCARCTRFSEQIAGDPFIALIERGALQQVGIYEKEPFESYFSGNTIQICPVGALTSAAYRFRSRPFDLVSVPTVAEHDSGGAAIRADHRRGKVMRRLAGDDAEVNEEWISDRDRFAFNYATTGDRLTHPMVREDGELRPASWPEALTIAAEGLAKAKGNAAVLTGGRLTLEDAYAYSKFARVALGTNDIDFRARPHSTEEAEFLAAVVAGTGLGATYGDLERAGSVLLAGFEPEEEAPSVFLRLRKGVRAAGTKVFTIAAYGSRGVEKLNGQVIQTAPGSEAAVLSDLNAAGPIAAEARAALGAGSVIIVGERLATVPGALSAALRLALDTGAEIAWIPRRAGDRGAVEAGCLPNLLPGGRQVSDAAARVDLQAAWGVDGLPSSSGRDLNAVLESAGSLGALVVGGVEIDDLPNPEVALAALEAAPFVVSFEVRTSQVTEYADVVFPVVPPAEKSGTFVNWEGRERPFPVVLEVPTAMPDVRALAALANELDTPLGFSTPAGAKRELDELGRWDGARAAEPTYHAAPGQGAFDSTRLATWRMLIDDSRSNDGEPYLVATARKAVARVSLTTAHRVGVTDGDELVVSTASGSIRLPVVITAMADNVVWLPANSAGSHVRRALHADHGSIVTIAGGNA; encoded by the coding sequence ATGACCATCCAAGCGAACGCCGGAGCGGTCGAGAAGACCGACCTGGTGACGGTGACCATCGACGATGTCGAGGTCAAGGTCCCGAAGAACACCCTGGCGATCCGGGCCGCGGAGCAGATCGGGATCCAGATCCCGCGGTTCTGCGACCACCCGCTGCTGGACCCGGTCGGCGCCTGCCGTCAGTGCCTCATCGAGGTCGTTGACGCCGGCAACGGTCGCGGGATGCCGAAGCCGCAGGCCTCCTGCACGCTGACTGTTGCCGACGGCATGGTCATCCGCACGCAGGTGTCCTCGCCGGTGGCCGACAAGGCGCAGCACGGGAACATGGAGTTCCTGCTGATCAACCACCCGCTGGACTGCCCGGTCTGCGACAAGGGCGGCGAGTGCCCGCTGCAGAACCAGGCGATGACCAACGGGCGCGGCGAGAGCCGGTTCACCGAGGTCAAGCGGACCTTCCCGAAGCCGATCAACATCTCGGCCGAGGTGCTGCTGGACCGCGAACGCTGCGTGCTCTGCGCCCGCTGCACCCGCTTCTCCGAGCAGATCGCCGGTGACCCGTTCATCGCGCTGATCGAGCGAGGCGCGCTGCAGCAGGTCGGCATCTACGAGAAGGAGCCCTTCGAGAGCTACTTCTCCGGTAACACGATCCAGATCTGCCCGGTCGGCGCGCTCACCAGCGCGGCGTACCGGTTCCGCTCCCGGCCGTTCGACCTCGTGTCGGTGCCGACCGTGGCCGAGCACGACTCGGGTGGCGCGGCGATCCGGGCCGACCACCGTCGCGGCAAGGTCATGCGCCGCCTGGCCGGGGACGACGCCGAGGTCAACGAAGAGTGGATCTCCGACCGGGACCGGTTCGCGTTCAACTACGCGACGACCGGCGACCGGCTGACGCACCCGATGGTCCGCGAGGACGGCGAGCTCCGGCCCGCGTCCTGGCCCGAGGCGCTCACCATCGCCGCTGAAGGCCTCGCAAAGGCCAAGGGCAATGCGGCCGTGCTGACCGGTGGCCGGCTGACCCTCGAGGACGCCTACGCGTACTCGAAGTTCGCCCGCGTCGCGCTGGGTACGAACGACATCGACTTCCGGGCCCGCCCGCACTCCACGGAGGAGGCCGAGTTCCTCGCCGCCGTCGTGGCCGGGACAGGGCTTGGTGCGACGTACGGCGATCTGGAGCGGGCGGGCAGCGTGCTGCTGGCCGGGTTCGAGCCGGAGGAGGAAGCGCCTTCGGTCTTCCTGCGCCTGCGCAAGGGCGTTCGCGCCGCCGGGACCAAGGTCTTCACGATCGCGGCGTACGGATCGCGTGGTGTCGAGAAGCTCAACGGCCAGGTCATCCAGACCGCGCCGGGCAGCGAGGCCGCCGTACTGAGCGACCTGAACGCCGCCGGCCCGATCGCCGCGGAAGCTCGCGCGGCCCTCGGCGCCGGTTCGGTCATCATCGTCGGCGAGCGCCTCGCGACCGTGCCTGGTGCGCTGTCGGCGGCCCTGCGGCTCGCGCTCGACACGGGTGCCGAGATCGCCTGGATCCCACGTCGTGCGGGTGATCGGGGTGCGGTCGAGGCCGGCTGCCTGCCGAACCTGCTGCCCGGTGGGCGCCAGGTCAGCGACGCCGCCGCCCGGGTCGACCTGCAAGCCGCATGGGGTGTGGACGGTCTGCCGTCCTCGTCCGGTCGCGACCTCAACGCCGTACTGGAGAGCGCCGGATCCCTTGGCGCGCTGGTCGTCGGTGGTGTCGAGATCGACGACCTGCCGAACCCCGAGGTCGCGTTGGCCGCACTCGAGGCCGCGCCGTTCGTGGTCAGCTTCGAGGTCCGCACCTCTCAGGTAACCGAATACGCCGACGTTGTGTTCCCGGTTGTGCCGCCCGCCGAGAAGTCGGGCACCTTCGTGAACTGGGAAGGTCGCGAGCGGCCGTTTCCGGTCGTGCTCGAGGTGCCGACCGCGATGCCGGATGTCCGCGCGCTGGCCGCCCTGGCCAACGAGCTGGACACGCCGCTCGGCTTCAGCACCCCGGCCGGGGCCAAGCGTGAGCTCGACGAGCTGGGCCGCTGGGATGGCGCCCGCGCCGCCGAGCCGACGTACCACGCGGCGCCGGGGCAGGGGGCGTTCGACTCCACCCGCCTCGCCACCTGGCGGATGCTGATCGACGACAGCCGCAGCAACGACGGCGAGCCGTACCTGGTCGCCACCGCGCGCAAGGCCGTCGCCCGCGTCTCGCTGACGACGGCTCACCGCGTCGGCGTGACCGACGGCGACGAGCTCGTGGTCAGCACGGCCTCCGGCTCGATCCGGCTGCCCGTGGTCATCACCGCGATGGCCGACAACGTCGTCTGGCTGCCGGCGAACTCGGCCGGTTCACACGTCCGGCGCGCACTGCACGCCGACCACGGCTCGATCGTCACCATCGCCGGAGGGAACGCATGA
- the nuoL gene encoding NADH-quinone oxidoreductase subunit L gives MSHELTWLLVAIPLVSAGVLLLGGKATDKWGHLLGTAAPLASFVCGVLLFFQMQGHGAEERHETVKLFEWFSVGSIHVDVSLLVDQLSILFVLLITGVGSLIHIYSIGYMAHDPRRRRFFGYLNLFVASMLLLVLAADYLLVFVGWEGVGLASYLLIGFWQHKHSAATAAKKAFVVNRVGDIGLSLAVMSMWALFGSSAFTTVNEGAEGLSDKWATLVGLMLLLAACGKSAQVPLQSWLLDAMEGPTPVSALIHAATMVTAGVYLVTRSHAIFEQSEAASTAVVIVGAVTALTGAIIGCAKDDIKKALAGSTMSQIGYMMLAAGLGPAGYAFAIFHLLTHGFFKANMFLGAGSVMHGMNDDVDMRHYGGLAKYMKVTFVTFSFGYLAILGIPPFSGFFSKDKIIEAAFADNFVVGCAALLGAGITAFYMTRMMLMTFFGEKRWEKDVHPHESPAVMTGPLVVLAALSLGGGALYFAGHWIVEWLEPVVGHEEHHPPVSALAMTAITLSVVAVGIVIAVLRYRRDIPREAPVKVSPLTTFARRDLYGDALNEAVLMRPGQYLTRTMVWFDNRGVDGSVNGVAALFGGLSGRLRRVQTGFVRSYALSMVFGAAFVVVALLAVRLS, from the coding sequence ATGAGTCATGAGCTGACGTGGCTGCTGGTCGCGATCCCGCTGGTCTCCGCGGGTGTCCTGCTGCTCGGTGGTAAGGCCACCGACAAGTGGGGTCACCTGCTGGGTACGGCGGCGCCGCTGGCCTCCTTCGTCTGTGGGGTCCTGCTCTTCTTCCAGATGCAGGGTCACGGCGCCGAAGAGCGGCACGAGACGGTCAAGCTGTTCGAGTGGTTCTCGGTCGGCAGTATTCACGTGGACGTATCGCTGCTGGTGGACCAGCTGTCGATTCTTTTCGTGCTGCTGATCACCGGTGTGGGCAGCCTGATCCACATCTACTCGATCGGCTACATGGCGCACGACCCGCGCCGCCGCCGGTTCTTCGGCTACCTGAACCTGTTCGTGGCTTCGATGCTGCTGCTGGTCCTGGCCGCCGACTACCTGCTGGTCTTCGTCGGCTGGGAAGGCGTGGGTCTCGCGTCGTACTTGCTGATCGGGTTCTGGCAGCACAAGCACTCGGCCGCGACCGCCGCCAAGAAGGCGTTCGTGGTGAACCGGGTCGGTGACATCGGCCTGTCCCTCGCGGTGATGAGCATGTGGGCGCTGTTCGGCTCCTCCGCCTTCACCACCGTGAACGAGGGCGCCGAGGGTCTGTCGGACAAGTGGGCCACGCTGGTCGGCCTGATGCTGCTGCTGGCCGCCTGCGGTAAGTCCGCGCAGGTGCCGCTGCAGTCCTGGCTGCTGGACGCGATGGAGGGCCCGACCCCGGTCTCGGCCCTGATCCACGCGGCGACCATGGTCACCGCCGGGGTCTACCTGGTGACCCGCTCGCACGCGATCTTCGAGCAGAGCGAGGCGGCGTCGACCGCGGTCGTCATCGTCGGTGCGGTGACCGCCCTGACCGGTGCGATCATCGGTTGCGCCAAGGACGACATCAAGAAGGCGCTGGCCGGTTCGACGATGAGCCAGATCGGCTACATGATGCTCGCCGCGGGTCTCGGCCCGGCGGGTTACGCCTTCGCGATCTTCCACCTGCTCACGCACGGCTTCTTCAAGGCCAACATGTTCCTCGGCGCCGGTTCCGTCATGCACGGGATGAACGACGACGTGGACATGCGGCACTACGGCGGCTTGGCGAAGTACATGAAGGTCACCTTCGTGACGTTCTCCTTCGGCTACCTGGCCATTCTCGGTATCCCGCCGTTCTCGGGCTTCTTCAGCAAGGACAAGATCATCGAGGCCGCGTTCGCGGACAACTTCGTGGTCGGTTGTGCGGCCCTCCTCGGTGCCGGTATCACCGCGTTCTACATGACCCGGATGATGCTGATGACGTTCTTCGGCGAGAAGCGCTGGGAGAAGGACGTGCACCCGCACGAGTCGCCCGCGGTGATGACGGGCCCGCTCGTCGTACTCGCGGCGCTCTCGCTCGGTGGCGGCGCGCTCTACTTCGCCGGCCACTGGATCGTCGAGTGGCTCGAGCCGGTCGTCGGGCACGAGGAGCACCACCCGCCGGTCAGCGCGCTGGCGATGACCGCCATCACGCTCTCGGTCGTTGCCGTGGGCATCGTGATCGCGGTGCTGCGTTACCGCCGGGACATCCCGCGCGAGGCGCCGGTGAAGGTGTCGCCGCTGACGACCTTCGCTCGCCGTGACCTCTACGGCGACGCCCTGAACGAGGCGGTCCTGATGCGTCCGGGCCAGTACCTCACCCGGACCATGGTCTGGTTCGACAACCGGGGGGTGGACGGCTCCGTGAACGGTGTCGCCGCACTCTTCGGTGGGCTGTCCGGCCGATTGCGCCGGGTCCAGACCGGCTTCGTCCGTTCGTACGCTCTCAGCATGGTCTTCGGCGCCGCATTCGTGGTCGTCGCCCTCCTCGCGGTGAGGTTGTCGTGA
- a CDS encoding NADH-quinone oxidoreductase subunit J gives MLAPIMVLAAIGMILVRKAVHSALLLATVMVCLAMQYAALDAPFLFAVQIIVYTGAILMLFLFVLMLVGVDAADSLVETIRGQRLLAGLAFLGFAVLLVFAVGSATYGDPIGLDQAQPDGNVNGLAELLFGKYVFIFEVTSALLITAALGAMMLAHRERLTQKMTQREMAADRIRKYAEHGVHPGPLPTPGVLARHNAVDTPALLPDGSIAPTSVSRVLQSRGTVLSESQERADVDAVREIVAGDVGDEVSPDLTGTDQTGFTEGDKQ, from the coding sequence ATGCTCGCGCCGATCATGGTGCTCGCCGCGATCGGCATGATCCTGGTCCGCAAGGCGGTGCACTCCGCGCTGCTGCTCGCCACGGTGATGGTCTGCCTGGCCATGCAGTACGCGGCTCTCGACGCGCCGTTCCTGTTCGCGGTGCAGATCATCGTCTACACCGGCGCCATCCTGATGCTGTTCCTGTTCGTGCTGATGCTGGTCGGCGTCGACGCGGCGGACTCCCTGGTGGAGACCATCCGCGGTCAGCGTCTGCTGGCCGGTCTGGCGTTCCTCGGCTTCGCCGTACTGCTGGTCTTCGCAGTCGGCAGCGCGACGTACGGCGATCCGATCGGGCTGGACCAGGCCCAGCCGGACGGCAACGTGAACGGCCTCGCCGAGCTGCTGTTCGGCAAGTACGTCTTCATCTTCGAGGTCACCTCGGCCCTGCTGATCACCGCCGCCCTCGGCGCGATGATGCTGGCCCACCGTGAGCGCCTCACCCAGAAGATGACCCAGCGCGAGATGGCCGCCGACCGGATCAGGAAGTACGCCGAACACGGCGTGCACCCCGGCCCGCTGCCGACGCCCGGCGTACTGGCCCGGCACAACGCGGTCGACACTCCGGCGCTGCTGCCGGACGGTTCGATCGCGCCCACCTCGGTTTCGCGGGTGCTGCAATCCCGTGGCACGGTGTTGTCCGAAAGCCAGGAGCGCGCCGACGTCGACGCTGTCCGCGAGATCGTCGCTGGTGATGTCGGCGACGAGGTTTCGCCCGACCTGACCGGTACCGACCAGACCGGCTTCACCGAAGGGGACAAGCAGTGA
- the nuoK gene encoding NADH-quinone oxidoreductase subunit NuoK, which translates to MSAEPYIVLSALLFSIGALGVLIRRNAIVVFMCVELMLNATNLAFVSFARQHGNLDGQIAAFFVMVVAAAEVVIGLAIIMAIFRTRRSASVDDANLLKY; encoded by the coding sequence GTGAGCGCCGAGCCGTACATCGTCCTGAGCGCGCTGCTGTTCAGCATCGGCGCCCTCGGGGTGCTGATCCGCCGGAACGCGATCGTGGTGTTCATGTGCGTGGAACTGATGCTGAACGCGACGAACCTGGCGTTCGTCAGCTTCGCCCGCCAGCACGGCAACCTCGACGGCCAGATCGCCGCCTTCTTCGTGATGGTGGTGGCCGCCGCCGAGGTCGTGATCGGGCTGGCCATCATCATGGCCATCTTCCGCACCCGTCGTTCGGCCTCGGTCGACGACGCCAACCTGCTGAAGTACTGA
- a CDS encoding NADH-quinone oxidoreductase subunit D, whose translation MSTTDPYAAPSTARNTTEGKVFTVTGQDWDSVVAGIGDESEERIVVNMGPQHPSTHGVLRLILEIEGETVTEARCGIGYLHTGIEKNMEFRSWTQGTTFVTRMDYLSPFYNETAYCLAVERLLGIEDQIPEKANVMRVLLMELNRISSHLVCIATGGMEIGALTVMTIGFREREMTLDLFELITGLRMNHAFIRPGGVAQDLPPGALDKIRDYIKWMQKHLPEYAELCNANPIFKARLGGVGHLDLTGCMALGISGPVLRSAGYGYDLRKTQPYCGYETYDFDVPVRDTADAYGRFRIRLDEMHESLKIVEQCADRLAKMDGDPVMVADKKIGWPSQLAVGNDGMGNSLDHIKHIMGESMEALIHHFKLVTEGFRVPAGQAYVAIESPRGELGAHVVSDGGTKPFRAHFRDPSFCNLQAMPIMCEGGQVADVIVAVASLDPVMGGVDR comes from the coding sequence ATGAGTACAACGGATCCCTACGCTGCGCCCTCAACCGCCCGGAACACCACCGAAGGCAAGGTCTTCACCGTCACCGGTCAGGACTGGGACTCGGTCGTCGCCGGTATCGGCGACGAGTCCGAAGAGCGCATCGTCGTCAACATGGGCCCGCAGCACCCGTCCACGCACGGCGTGCTCCGGCTCATTCTCGAGATCGAGGGTGAGACGGTCACCGAGGCCCGCTGCGGCATCGGCTACCTGCACACCGGTATCGAGAAGAACATGGAGTTCCGGTCCTGGACCCAGGGCACCACGTTCGTCACCCGGATGGACTACCTGTCGCCGTTCTACAACGAGACGGCGTACTGCCTCGCGGTCGAGCGGCTGCTCGGCATCGAGGACCAGATCCCGGAGAAGGCGAACGTGATGCGGGTGCTCCTGATGGAGCTGAACCGGATCTCGAGCCACCTGGTCTGCATCGCCACCGGCGGTATGGAGATCGGCGCGCTGACCGTGATGACGATCGGCTTCCGCGAGCGGGAGATGACGCTCGACCTGTTCGAGTTGATCACCGGCCTGCGGATGAACCACGCGTTCATCCGGCCCGGCGGTGTCGCCCAGGACCTGCCCCCGGGCGCCCTGGACAAGATCCGCGACTACATCAAGTGGATGCAGAAGCACCTGCCCGAGTACGCCGAGCTCTGCAACGCGAACCCGATCTTCAAGGCCCGGCTGGGCGGCGTCGGCCACCTGGACCTGACCGGGTGCATGGCACTCGGTATCTCCGGTCCGGTGCTGCGCTCGGCCGGCTACGGCTACGACCTGCGCAAGACCCAGCCGTACTGCGGGTACGAGACGTACGACTTCGACGTACCGGTCCGCGACACCGCGGACGCCTACGGCCGGTTCCGGATCCGCCTGGACGAGATGCACGAGTCGCTGAAGATCGTCGAGCAGTGCGCCGACCGGCTGGCCAAGATGGACGGCGACCCGGTGATGGTGGCCGACAAGAAGATCGGCTGGCCGAGCCAGCTCGCCGTCGGCAACGACGGTATGGGCAACTCGCTCGACCACATCAAGCACATCATGGGCGAGTCGATGGAGGCGTTGATCCATCACTTCAAGCTGGTCACCGAGGGCTTCCGGGTCCCGGCCGGCCAGGCCTACGTCGCGATCGAGTCGCCTCGCGGTGAGCTCGGCGCGCACGTGGTGTCGGACGGTGGCACCAAACCGTTCCGGGCGCATTTCCGCGACCCGTCCTTCTGTAATCTGCAGGCGATGCCGATCATGTGCGAGGGCGGCCAGGTCGCCGACGTGATCGTCGCCGTCGCCAGCCTTGACCCGGTGATGGGTGGAGTGGACCGCTGA
- the nuoE gene encoding NADH-quinone oxidoreductase subunit NuoE: MAESTSTNKTVPYSTGDSKIGETTIAEMRELAARYPVGRSALLPMLHLVQSVEGRVTPEGIEACAEVLGLTGAEVSAVATFYTMYKRRPVGDYHVGVCTNTLCAVMGGDLIFERLKDHLDVGNDETTEDGKITLEHLECNAACDYAPVMMVNWEFFDDMTPESATQLVDDLRTGTEVKSPRGATICTWKEAERVLAGFPDGRADEGPTGGKATLAGLRLARERNWTAPGSQASGTAPTQSAPGPRPEDQPGRESQAVHTDDTRKED, from the coding sequence ATGGCTGAGAGCACATCGACCAACAAGACCGTGCCGTACAGCACCGGTGACTCGAAGATCGGTGAGACCACGATCGCCGAGATGCGGGAGCTGGCGGCGCGTTACCCGGTCGGCCGGTCGGCGCTGCTGCCGATGCTGCACCTGGTGCAGTCGGTCGAGGGTCGCGTCACCCCCGAGGGCATCGAGGCCTGCGCCGAGGTGCTCGGGTTGACCGGTGCCGAGGTGTCGGCGGTCGCGACCTTCTACACCATGTACAAGCGTCGTCCGGTCGGCGACTACCACGTCGGCGTCTGCACGAACACGCTGTGCGCGGTGATGGGTGGCGACCTGATCTTCGAGCGCCTGAAGGACCACCTCGACGTCGGCAACGACGAGACCACCGAGGACGGCAAGATCACCCTCGAGCACCTCGAGTGCAACGCCGCTTGCGACTACGCGCCGGTGATGATGGTGAACTGGGAGTTCTTCGACGACATGACGCCGGAGTCGGCCACCCAGCTGGTGGACGACCTGCGCACGGGTACCGAGGTGAAGTCGCCGCGTGGCGCCACCATCTGCACCTGGAAGGAAGCCGAGCGCGTGCTGGCCGGTTTCCCCGACGGCCGCGCCGACGAGGGCCCGACCGGTGGCAAGGCGACGCTGGCCGGTCTCCGGCTGGCCCGCGAGCGCAACTGGACCGCTCCCGGGAGCCAGGCCAGCGGTACGGCTCCCACCCAGAGCGCGCCCGGTCCCCGGCCGGAAGACCAGCCGGGCCGTGAGTCGCAGGCCGTGCACACCGACGACACGCGGAAGGAAGACTGA